The Candidatus Methylomirabilota bacterium DNA segment ATAGATCAGTCTGCCTTTGACAGTCACCCGTCTCCGGGACGGTGTTGGGATTGGTTCGCCGTGTTTACGCAGACTCCCGAGGTAGCTGGCGATGGCTTCTCTCGTATTACTCATCACTGCTTCAAAGGTTTCCCCTGACGTTGAGCAGCCCGGAAGATCCGGAACCTCAGCGTAATACCCGTCCTCATCAACCGTGATATGAATCGGATACTCAAATTGTTCCTTTGGTTTCATATTGTCTCGATGACCTCCAACACTTTCTTGACATCTTTCGGGTGTAAGGTATTACGCCCACCGTGAGGTCTTATCAACACCAATCGCTTCCCTTCTTTCAAAAAAGTATAATGCGATCCAACCGTATTGTCTACAGCCCAATTGTAGGCTTCGAGTATACGCCGCGCGTCAGCAAACCGCACGTTACGAGGGTTCGCCGTTATCCGTTGGATGAGCTTTTCAATTCGACTCATATACACGCTTGAGAACCGAGATATCGCTCAAGGCTTCATGCTTCGCAGCTCCCAGGAGAGCCCCTGGCCTTCTGACCCACGAGGCAACAGGTTCGTCCTCTGCCCTCCCCTGAGGACGACTTGGTAGGCCACCGGTAGTGTATCGGTTCCTCGACAGCGTGGCCGACCTCGTCGTCCCAAATCCCCCCAATCCCCCTTTCACAAAGGGGGGCGAGGGGGGATTTCAATCCCGAAGTGCCGACATAGGTTACCATTCCCTTTCTCCACCCATATCATCGAGATTATGAGCCGCGATTCTGCGGAGCTGTGAGCCTCCATGCCACGCCGGCCCCGCCTCACTCACGAGTGAACCTCCCAGCCGTTCGTCCTGAGGCTATCGCTCGCATCGCGATTATTGCACCTTTTCGTGATTGACAAGTCACCCATAATGTATTACATAAAATCGAAAGGAGGTATCACATGAAGACCAAGGCGTCACCAAAGACCATCCGCCGGAGTGTGGCTCTCCCCCGCCGGCTCGTCGAAGAAGCGAGCGCGATGGCGCCCCGAGATCTGCGCAAGAACTTTAACCGCCTCGTGACCG contains these protein-coding regions:
- a CDS encoding type II toxin-antitoxin system HicB family antitoxin, encoding MKPKEQFEYPIHITVDEDGYYAEVPDLPGCSTSGETFEAVMSNTREAIASYLGSLRKHGEPIPTPSRRRVTVKGRLIYTSVRVAA
- a CDS encoding type II toxin-antitoxin system HicA family toxin, with product MSRIEKLIQRITANPRNVRFADARRILEAYNWAVDNTVGSHYTFLKEGKRLVLIRPHGGRNTLHPKDVKKVLEVIETI